Proteins from one Salvelinus alpinus chromosome 34, SLU_Salpinus.1, whole genome shotgun sequence genomic window:
- the LOC139563766 gene encoding psychosine receptor-like gives MNSTVGMENFSLSTTYDPDKLCNPADYPEERWPFLFMYLVIIIIGIPSNSFFLYVSWQHIRKRNTLGIYLFNLALSDLLFTVGLSLWVDFMWHGVWFHGDAVCILSVIILFTNFYTSDGLLCCIALNRYLAVVHPLKYPILRRLDTAVMISVAIWVLVVSFNAFTIIWINSYNSDEQRAMCLDVFPLRDSLLQVSVARFVLGFLFPVLLVSFCCRGICVAVRANQATKEQERRHVSQLLAMVLLTLGLCFGPIHVMMLLRGLLEHCGSPSWLFLPYKVSMAISALNSVADPFLYCFITRLGKANVTQVVHYLQWKRKGNGQEVV, from the coding sequence ATGAACTCCACAGTTGGGATGGAGAATTTCAGCCTGAGCACCACATATGACCCAGACAAACTGTGTAATCCAGCTGACTACCCTGAAGAGAGGTGGCCCTTTCTCTTTATGTACCTGGTCATCATTATCATCGGGATTCCCTCCAACTCCTTTTTCCTCTATGTTTCCTGGCAGCACATCAGAAAGAGGAACACCCTGGGCATCTATCTGTTTAACCTGGCCCTGTCTGACCTCCTATTCACTGTGGGACTGTCTCTTTGGGTGGACTTTATGTGGCATGGTGTCTGGTTTCACGGGGATGCAGTGTGCATTCTCTCCGTCATAATCCTCTTTACTAACTTCTACACCAGCGATGGGCTGCTTTGCTGTATTGCTCTGAACCGTTACCTGGCTGTGGTCCACCCGCTAAAGTACCCCATCCTGAGGAGGCTCGACACGGCCGTGATGATCAGCGTGGCTATCTGGGTGCTGGTGGTCTCCTTCAACGCCTTCACCATCATCTGGATCAACTCGTACAACTCAGATGAGCAGAGAGCCATGTGTTTAGACGTGTTCCCCTTGAGGGACAGTCTGCTACAGGTCAGCGTGGCTCGTTTCGTCCtgggtttcctgtttcctgtcctGCTGGTGTCGTTCTGCTGCCGGGGGATCTGTGTGGCAGTACGTGCCAACCAGGCCACgaaggagcaggagaggagacatgTGTCCCAACTCCTGGCGATGGTGCTGCTCACCCTGGGGCTCTGCTTCGGACCCATCCACGTTATGATGCTCTTGCGGGGGCTGCTGGAGCACTGTGGGAGCCCCTCCTGGCTCTTCCTGCCCTATAAGGTCAGCATGGCGATATCAGCACTCAACAGCGTGGCTGACCCCTTCCTCTACTGTTTCATCACCAGGCTGGGCAAGGCAAATGTCACACAGGTGGTACACTACCTCCAGTGGAAGAGAAAGGGGAATGGTCAGGAGGTggtgtaa